TTCGCGGATTTCTCGATGAATCCGTCCCGGTGCGGCCGCTCGCCCTTGATTTCGGTGTGCTGCAACAAGACAGCCTGGTCATGCGCGAGGCAGAGACCTTACGCGCCTACCGGGACTTCCTGCCGGAGCGGCAACGGCTGGTGAAACAGGAGGCGGCCTCCCTGCGGGCCGAAGGAGTGAAACTGGTGGCGGCGGACATCCCGGCGGCCGTCTTCGCCGCCGCCGCTGCCGCCGGGGTCTATTCGGTGGGGATTTCCAACTTCACCTGGGACTGGATCTACGCCGGACTGGTCGAGGGCCGTGGCGGTTACGACGACGTGTTGCAATCGCTGACGGAGGACTACCGCAAGGCCGAGCTGCTGCTGCGTCTCCCTTTTCACGGCGAAGAATCGGTGATTCGCGCCGTCGAGGACCAGCCGCTGGTGGCGCGGGTCAGCGCCTATGAAAAGGGGGAAATTCGGGAAAGGCTGGAAATTCCGAACGGCTGTCGGGTGGGGCTGATTTCTTTCGGCGGGTTTGGGCTCAAGGCGTTTGACCCCTCCCCTTTGGGCCAGTTGAAGGACTGGATCTTCCTGAGCGAAACCGCCCTCCCCGGCGCGCCCGCCAATGTGCGGCCACTACCGGAAGGAGATTACGCTTATCCCGATCTCGTTCGCGCTGCCGACGTGGTGGTGACCAAGCCGGGCTACGGCATTGTCTCCGAATGCCTGGTCAACGGCACCGCCTGTCTTTACACCGGGCGGGGGGATTTTCGCGAGCAGGCGCTCTTGATCGCGGGCCTGCGCCGCTACGGTCGGGCGAGGGAGATCGGCAACGACGATTTGCGCCGGGGACATTGGGGCGCGGCGCTGGCGGATTTACTGGCGCAGCCGGAAGCGGCGGAAGAATTAGCGAGCGGCGGCGACGTCGTCATCGCCGATAAGCTGGCGCAGCTGGTTCGCGAGCAGGGGGGAAATAAAGGATGAGTAGCGCCCCCCTGTCACCGGTCTTCGACCGCCTCCTCGCCCATTTCGGCCCCCTGCACTGGTGGCCTGCCGAGAGCCCCTTCGAGGTGGTCATCGGTGCGATCCTCACCCAGAACACCGCCTGGACCAACGTCGAGAAGGCCATCGCCAACCTCCGTCGGGAAGAGGCGCTGACTCCAGAAGCGCTGCGCGCCGCGCCCCGCGAGCAACTGGAAGCGTGGATTCGCCCGGCCGGTTTCTTCCGCCAGAAGGCGGAGCGCTTGCAACTCTTTGTCGACTACCTGTTCGACCATCATGACGGCGACCTCGGCCGCCTCCTCGCCGCCCCCCTGCCGGAAGCGCGCCGGGAACTGCTGGCGCTCAAAGGGGTCGGCCCGGAAACCGCCGATTCGATCCTGCTCTACGCCGGGGGGCTCCCTTCCTTCGTGGTCGACGCCTACACCCGCCGTCTCTTCGGCCGCCTCGGTCTGCTCGACCCGACCGCCCCCTACGAAAGCATCCGCACCTTCTTCATGGAGCGCCTACCCGCCGACCCCGACC
This DNA window, taken from Desulfuromonas acetexigens, encodes the following:
- a CDS encoding endonuclease III domain-containing protein; the encoded protein is MSSAPLSPVFDRLLAHFGPLHWWPAESPFEVVIGAILTQNTAWTNVEKAIANLRREEALTPEALRAAPREQLEAWIRPAGFFRQKAERLQLFVDYLFDHHDGDLGRLLAAPLPEARRELLALKGVGPETADSILLYAGGLPSFVVDAYTRRLFGRLGLLDPTAPYESIRTFFMERLPADPDLFNEYHALIVEQCKQLCRKRRPRCADCPLQELCPFANSQH